One Roseimaritima multifibrata DNA window includes the following coding sequences:
- a CDS encoding cytochrome c, protein MNHHFSALTVIIAALAIAGCSKEVPQGPHPFEPNLVHAYKYHVSQGLPMDQVLSDADWTVDSLLGDANEMRLNEELAASEEDLATVVDFEQLKIGQQLYIDKQCYSCHGYTGDGRGQNAGLSNPYPRDFRKGMFKFKETELNSKPTREDLAERIRNGIPGTTMVKLPAVTDEEVQALVDYVIYLSWRGELERALIDDAVLELDIEGGDRLINPSHQNSTDEEEKELFDESWDIALEYAADIGFAWLEAEDDIVEVELPTDIPVPSSGTEFLAMMQGEDAAALTASVKRGQEVFRGKIASCSKCHGNDGKGDGQTADYDAWTKDYTLAIDIKPENRDALIPLLARGALQPQNILPRNFAEGVFRGGSDPEDLYRRITVGIGGTPMPAVTFVPGEFEEPDVWHLINYVRSLGAEVAAKNEKAAAEQAVAEEEQSPESEEEK, encoded by the coding sequence ATGAATCACCACTTCTCCGCACTAACCGTGATCATTGCTGCCCTCGCTATCGCTGGATGTAGCAAAGAGGTGCCTCAAGGTCCTCACCCCTTCGAGCCCAACTTGGTTCACGCCTATAAGTATCACGTGTCCCAAGGGTTGCCGATGGATCAGGTGTTGAGCGACGCCGATTGGACTGTCGATAGCCTGCTGGGGGACGCGAACGAGATGCGGCTGAATGAAGAGTTAGCTGCATCGGAGGAGGATTTGGCGACGGTTGTTGATTTTGAACAGCTGAAAATTGGACAGCAGTTGTACATCGACAAACAGTGTTACAGTTGCCACGGATATACGGGCGACGGACGTGGGCAGAACGCCGGCTTGTCCAATCCCTATCCGCGGGATTTCCGCAAAGGGATGTTCAAGTTCAAAGAAACCGAACTGAATTCAAAACCGACTCGAGAAGATCTCGCCGAACGGATCCGGAATGGGATTCCTGGAACGACGATGGTCAAATTGCCTGCGGTCACCGACGAAGAGGTTCAGGCCCTGGTTGATTACGTGATCTATCTGTCATGGCGTGGTGAATTGGAACGCGCCCTGATCGATGATGCCGTGCTTGAGTTGGACATCGAGGGTGGTGATCGCTTGATCAATCCTAGCCACCAGAATTCGACCGATGAGGAAGAAAAGGAACTGTTTGACGAGTCGTGGGATATCGCTCTCGAGTATGCGGCCGACATCGGGTTCGCATGGTTGGAGGCCGAAGACGACATCGTTGAAGTCGAATTGCCCACCGACATTCCTGTCCCTTCGTCCGGGACCGAGTTTTTGGCGATGATGCAAGGAGAGGATGCTGCGGCGTTAACCGCTTCGGTCAAACGAGGTCAGGAAGTCTTCCGCGGTAAGATCGCCTCTTGCAGCAAATGCCACGGAAACGACGGCAAAGGAGACGGTCAGACGGCCGACTACGATGCTTGGACCAAAGATTACACGTTGGCGATCGATATCAAACCGGAAAATCGTGACGCGTTAATCCCGCTGCTGGCTCGCGGTGCCCTGCAGCCGCAGAATATCCTCCCACGTAACTTCGCCGAGGGCGTTTTCCGCGGAGGCTCAGATCCTGAAGATCTGTATCGTCGTATCACCGTCGGTATCGGCGGAACCCCAATGCCAGCGGTTACCTTCGTTCCGGGTGAATTTGAAGAGCCCGACGTTTGGCACCTGATCAATTACGTGCGATCACTAGGAGCCGAAGTCGCGGCCAAAAATGAAAAAGCGGCCGCTGAACAAGCGGTAGCTGAAGAAGAGCAAAGCCCGGAATCCGAAGAAGAGAAGTAG